From the genome of Solibacillus sp. FSL H8-0538:
CGTTTACTTATTATTTTGCTACTGTTTCTGAATTTGCTGGTTTTGCTGAATACTCGGCTTTGCGGCCAGATACATCAACACGTTTTAAGAAGAATGATAATACTAAAGCAACCGCTGAAATGATTGTTGCGATCAAGAATGTGTGGTTAATACCCGCTAAAGAAGCTTGCTGTGTAATTTGAGCTGTTAACTCAGCAATTTGCGCTTCAGTTGGTGCAGCTGTTGCATTTGCTGCGGCTGCCTGCGCTTCTGCTGCCAGTTCAGCTGCTTTTTCTTTAATCGCGTTTGTCATAATTGTTACTAATACTGCCGTTCCAATTGCACCTGCAACTTGTTGCGCGGTGTTGTTAATCGCTGTCGCATGCGGGTTCATTTTCATCGGTAACGAATTTAAACCGTTTGTCATAATTGGCATCATGACTAATGAAATACCAAGCATACGTACTGTATAAACTGTGATGATATAAGCATAAGAAGTATCTAGTTCCAACTTTGTTAAGAAATAAGTTGACACAGTCATAATGATTAAACCGATAATGGCTAAAATACGCGGACCAAATTTATCGAATAATTTACCTGTAATTGGTGACATGATTCCCATAACAAGTGCACCTGGTAACATCATCAAACCTGCATCGAACGGGGAAATACCACGAACGTTTTGTACGTATGCTGGTGTTAAAATCATACCTGAGAACATTGCTACAGAAAGAACCATTGAGATCACTGAAGCTAATGCGAACATTGGATATTTATAAATTTTAATTTCCAATAAAGGCTGTTCCA
Proteins encoded in this window:
- a CDS encoding MDR family MFS transporter, translated to MSQQTQTKKPPYLMIAILFVGTFVAFLNNTLLNVALPTIMTDLNIKDYSTVQWLSTGYMLVSGILVPASAFLITRFKNRHIFITSMALFLVGTILAAFAPSFALLLAGRMVQAAGAATMSPLLMNVMLTSFPIEKRGTAMGIFGLVMFAAPAIGPTISGWIVEHYDWRLLFEMIIPFAIISLGLAVWKLENVMETRPVKLDYFSLVLSTIGFGGLLYGFSSAGSAGWDAPEVYGTIIIGAIGLIIFILRQLKMEQPLLEIKIYKYPMFALASVISMVLSVAMFSGMILTPAYVQNVRGISPFDAGLMMLPGALVMGIMSPITGKLFDKFGPRILAIIGLIIMTVSTYFLTKLELDTSYAYIITVYTVRMLGISLVMMPIMTNGLNSLPMKMNPHATAINNTAQQVAGAIGTAVLVTIMTNAIKEKAAELAAEAQAAAANATAAPTEAQIAELTAQITQQASLAGINHTFLIATIISAVALVLSFFLKRVDVSGRKAEYSAKPANSETVAK